One stretch of Methylopila sp. 73B DNA includes these proteins:
- a CDS encoding phage tail tape measure protein gives MSDFDVALRLKLLNELSGPAKVAAGDMATLKATVSSLDGVNAGAKLAKDLGLVDRAADQAGAELRDAAKAAAAIGQADGAVDLARDLGRAGQAADTATAEILQAHKAAASLGAAAGPENLAQDLKAVDSAAGQAGAELQGAAKAAAAIGQADGAVALARDLGRAEQAADAATTDILKAHKAAASLGASAGPDNLARDLKAVDRAADAVVEGLAKTKRAVAGLGAADGASEVTRDLKTLDKAVDNAAAKLSKVVRAFSKLGEGDGAETLARDIRDADKAADAALKSLARMARAVERIAQSDGARELARDLQSIDRSADRVSRDLAGVAREAAQLGRGDGAGVLRRGLEGITRQAREAAGAVAKVRQEHASAVRNASPAGRMEGGGGGSGFALPLGMVPPIAAGALAYQTGKDMFGASIAIEKSLAEVRKFYDLDDPFRLGQVKAEILGLVDDLKRSPEAIGSVYARAGQQGIPLDQVRNYAREVIAIATAWDTAEEETANAIGTLKTTFDLDQAGIMKTAGAINAIADGLEGPVSETGLLDFLNRTGNAGRRLGMSAKEIAAIGGAFASIGRPIEVAGSAVNAIISKLENASSLPKDAQAAIRLLGTTPKKLEKDIKAGGIDGFLKLLDRIKASPHANKIGFELFGLENVDEFQNLLGALDQVRKALKLVEDDSANVASLKKTFDIFSGTTAANIAGFKANLQVTGDALASDWLPAVNGALERFNTLMRELRESGTVLDEIRTNAMGFAQGMGYDGPGAMLDDIGRRLGVISQSAREPGDKLAQGFEAARQTGVALRQMIDDIAQALRIAGDSWTSLFGEGDAKKAATERLNNWFADLVTDPKTGTLDALAMGLVVPEEHKAAARKRRADREAATRKAGERPADVAGPDQAERSEDLQRIIRDRPSAETPRPPEGKTARERLEDAFAPLPLTTDLKDLRDALRLRRQPGETAPAPPPATPADSAPSPKPVTPKRVIPLPPVAPTIDLRRLQETFSPTITPKTPIVLPPRADRASARPAPTPATSGDSAPSQSPATPKRVVPPPPDAPPIDLRRLQETFSPTITPKTPITPPAAVAPAAAERAAPRPAPTTASSPAKPDPIVLPKPQPDRGVKAEIEAAYGLDLGRVGEKAMADYVAAINVGGSQAVSVAQGYAAQIKAAFGFTVEPTISPRYVNPGPPAAGTAPAAPAAAPGKQSAAPAATRTQVAGAPSLHLTQHIYGQSDPKATARVAERRADRAIRQAQAGALHDLGSATA, from the coding sequence ATGTCCGATTTCGACGTCGCCCTTCGCCTTAAGCTGCTGAACGAACTGTCCGGCCCGGCGAAGGTCGCGGCCGGCGACATGGCCACGCTGAAGGCCACCGTCTCCTCCCTCGACGGCGTCAACGCCGGCGCGAAGCTCGCCAAGGATCTCGGCCTCGTCGATCGCGCCGCCGATCAGGCCGGGGCCGAGCTGCGGGACGCCGCCAAGGCCGCTGCCGCGATCGGACAGGCCGATGGGGCGGTCGATCTCGCCCGCGATCTCGGCCGCGCCGGGCAAGCCGCCGACACTGCGACGGCGGAGATCCTGCAGGCCCACAAGGCGGCGGCGAGCCTCGGGGCCGCCGCTGGCCCTGAAAATCTCGCCCAGGATCTGAAGGCTGTCGACAGCGCCGCGGGCCAAGCCGGGGCCGAGCTGCAGGGCGCCGCTAAGGCCGCCGCCGCGATCGGACAGGCAGACGGGGCGGTCGCTCTCGCCCGCGATCTCGGCCGCGCCGAGCAGGCGGCCGACGCAGCGACGACGGACATTCTGAAGGCGCACAAGGCAGCGGCCAGCCTCGGGGCCAGCGCCGGGCCGGACAACCTCGCGCGGGACCTGAAGGCGGTCGATCGTGCGGCCGACGCGGTCGTCGAAGGCCTCGCGAAGACGAAGCGCGCCGTCGCCGGCCTCGGCGCCGCGGACGGCGCGAGCGAGGTCACGCGCGATCTGAAGACGCTCGACAAGGCGGTCGACAACGCCGCCGCGAAGCTCTCGAAGGTGGTGCGGGCGTTCTCGAAGCTCGGCGAGGGCGACGGCGCCGAGACGCTCGCCCGTGACATCCGGGACGCGGACAAGGCGGCGGACGCGGCGTTGAAGAGCCTCGCCCGCATGGCGCGGGCGGTCGAGCGCATCGCGCAGTCGGACGGCGCCCGTGAGCTCGCCCGCGACCTTCAGTCGATCGACCGCTCGGCCGACCGCGTGTCCCGCGATCTTGCCGGCGTCGCTCGCGAGGCGGCCCAGCTCGGCCGAGGTGACGGCGCGGGCGTTCTGCGGCGTGGGCTCGAAGGGATCACCCGCCAAGCCCGCGAGGCCGCCGGCGCGGTCGCGAAGGTGAGGCAGGAGCACGCCTCCGCCGTCCGCAACGCTTCGCCGGCCGGGCGCATGGAAGGTGGCGGCGGAGGTTCAGGCTTCGCGCTGCCGCTCGGCATGGTGCCGCCGATCGCCGCCGGCGCGCTCGCCTACCAGACCGGCAAGGACATGTTCGGCGCGTCGATCGCGATCGAGAAGTCGCTCGCCGAGGTGCGCAAGTTCTACGACCTCGACGATCCGTTCCGCCTCGGTCAGGTCAAGGCCGAGATCCTTGGGCTCGTTGATGACCTCAAGCGCAGCCCGGAGGCGATCGGCAGCGTCTACGCCCGAGCAGGGCAACAGGGCATCCCCCTCGATCAGGTGCGGAACTACGCCCGCGAGGTGATCGCGATCGCGACCGCCTGGGACACCGCCGAGGAGGAGACGGCGAACGCGATCGGCACGCTGAAGACTACGTTCGATCTCGACCAAGCCGGCATCATGAAAACCGCCGGCGCGATCAACGCGATCGCGGACGGGCTCGAAGGGCCTGTTAGCGAGACGGGACTTCTCGACTTCCTCAATCGGACAGGCAACGCGGGCCGCCGTCTAGGGATGTCTGCGAAGGAGATCGCCGCGATCGGCGGCGCCTTCGCTTCGATCGGCCGGCCGATCGAAGTAGCCGGTTCGGCCGTCAACGCGATCATCTCCAAGCTTGAGAACGCAAGCTCTCTCCCGAAGGACGCTCAGGCGGCGATCCGCCTGCTCGGGACCACGCCGAAAAAGCTCGAGAAGGACATCAAAGCTGGGGGGATCGACGGGTTCCTCAAACTGCTCGATCGGATCAAGGCCTCACCGCATGCCAATAAGATCGGCTTCGAGCTGTTCGGTCTGGAGAACGTCGACGAGTTTCAGAACCTCCTAGGGGCGCTCGATCAGGTCCGCAAAGCTCTAAAGCTGGTCGAAGACGACAGCGCCAACGTCGCCTCGTTGAAGAAAACGTTCGACATCTTTTCGGGCACGACGGCCGCCAACATCGCCGGCTTCAAGGCGAATCTGCAGGTGACGGGCGACGCGCTCGCCAGCGACTGGCTACCGGCCGTCAACGGCGCGCTCGAGCGCTTCAACACGCTGATGAGGGAGCTGCGCGAGTCCGGTACGGTTCTGGACGAGATCCGGACGAACGCCATGGGGTTCGCGCAGGGCATGGGCTACGACGGCCCGGGCGCCATGCTCGACGACATCGGCCGGCGGCTCGGCGTCATCTCCCAGAGCGCGCGGGAGCCGGGCGACAAGCTGGCGCAGGGCTTTGAGGCCGCGCGACAGACAGGCGTCGCGCTTCGCCAGATGATCGACGACATCGCGCAAGCGCTCCGGATCGCCGGCGACAGCTGGACGTCGCTCTTCGGCGAGGGCGACGCGAAAAAGGCCGCGACCGAACGGCTGAACAACTGGTTTGCGGACCTTGTGACCGACCCCAAAACCGGCACGCTCGACGCGCTGGCGATGGGTCTCGTCGTGCCCGAGGAGCACAAGGCCGCCGCCCGCAAGCGCCGCGCCGACCGCGAGGCGGCGACCCGGAAGGCCGGCGAGCGGCCGGCTGACGTCGCCGGCCCCGATCAGGCGGAACGGTCCGAGGACCTGCAGCGGATCATCCGCGATCGCCCCTCGGCCGAGACGCCCCGACCGCCCGAAGGCAAGACGGCGCGCGAGCGCCTCGAGGACGCCTTCGCGCCCCTCCCGCTCACCACCGATCTGAAGGATCTTCGGGACGCGCTGCGCCTTCGTCGCCAGCCCGGCGAGACGGCGCCTGCGCCTCCGCCGGCGACGCCGGCTGACAGCGCGCCCAGCCCGAAGCCGGTCACCCCCAAGCGCGTGATCCCGCTGCCGCCGGTCGCGCCGACGATCGACCTCCGCCGCCTGCAGGAGACGTTCTCGCCGACGATCACGCCGAAGACGCCGATCGTTCTGCCGCCGCGGGCCGACCGCGCAAGCGCGCGTCCCGCGCCGACGCCGGCGACGTCCGGTGACAGTGCGCCCAGCCAGTCGCCGGCCACCCCCAAGCGCGTGGTCCCGCCGCCGCCGGACGCGCCGCCGATCGACCTCCGCCGCCTTCAGGAGACGTTCTCGCCGACCATCACGCCGAAGACGCCGATCACGCCGCCGGCGGCTGTGGCCCCCGCTGCGGCCGAGCGCGCAGCCCCGCGTCCGGCGCCCACGACGGCGTCGTCGCCGGCGAAGCCCGACCCGATCGTGCTTCCCAAGCCTCAGCCCGATCGCGGGGTGAAAGCGGAGATCGAGGCGGCGTACGGGCTCGATCTCGGCCGCGTCGGCGAGAAGGCGATGGCGGATTACGTTGCGGCGATCAACGTGGGCGGCTCTCAGGCCGTCTCGGTCGCGCAGGGATACGCCGCGCAGATCAAGGCCGCGTTCGGCTTCACAGTCGAGCCGACGATCAGCCCGCGCTACGTCAATCCGGGACCGCCGGCGGCTGGCACCGCCCCGGCGGCTCCGGCCGCCGCGCCCGGCAAGCAATCCGCCGCTCCGGCGGCCACGCGCACCCAGGTCGCCGGCGCGCCGTCGCTGCACCTCACCCAGCACATCTACGGGCAGAGCGACCCCAAGGCGACGGCGCGCGTCGCCGAGCGCCGCGCGGATCGCGCCATCCGGCAGGCGCAGGCCGGCGCCCTGCATGATCTCGGATCGGCGACCGCATGA
- a CDS encoding tail protein X, translating into MTVYEVTSERERLDRIAKAVMGAETGGGIEALLAANPALASNGPFAPFQTKVVAGDATPTRDVATALTRPWE; encoded by the coding sequence GTGACGGTCTACGAGGTCACCAGCGAACGCGAGCGGCTCGACCGGATCGCGAAGGCCGTGATGGGTGCGGAGACCGGCGGCGGGATTGAGGCGCTGCTCGCGGCGAATCCGGCGCTAGCGTCAAACGGCCCATTCGCCCCCTTCCAGACGAAGGTGGTCGCCGGTGACGCCACGCCCACGCGCGACGTCGCGACCGCGCTCACGAGGCCCTGGGAGTGA
- a CDS encoding DNA adenine methylase, whose protein sequence is MTEAPRARPLAGYVGGKKMLARRLAEIIDQTPHDLYGEVFAGMGGVFFKRRLAPKVEVMNDLSRDVATFFRVLQNHHQAFLDMLRWQLASREEFGRLLGQDPERLTDLQRAARFLYVQRLGFGGKVVGRTFGVSRERAAPFDVHKLAPLIAEAHERLAGVWIECLTWAAFLDRWDRPGALFYLDPPYWGTESYYGPGMFAPADFAALATRLKGLRGRFVMSLNDLPETRETFAGFSIETVPVTYTAGLSNGTRATEIIITGGGSAVAP, encoded by the coding sequence ATGACCGAGGCGCCGCGCGCCCGGCCGTTGGCGGGCTACGTCGGCGGAAAGAAGATGCTGGCGAGGCGGCTCGCCGAAATCATCGACCAGACGCCGCACGACCTCTACGGCGAGGTGTTCGCCGGCATGGGCGGCGTGTTCTTCAAGCGCCGGCTCGCGCCGAAGGTCGAGGTGATGAACGACCTGAGCCGGGACGTGGCGACGTTCTTCCGCGTGCTCCAGAACCATCATCAGGCCTTCCTCGACATGCTGCGCTGGCAGCTGGCGAGCCGGGAGGAGTTCGGGCGCTTGCTCGGGCAGGACCCGGAGCGCCTGACCGACCTTCAGCGGGCCGCGCGCTTCCTCTACGTCCAGCGCCTCGGCTTCGGCGGGAAGGTGGTCGGCCGGACGTTTGGGGTCTCGCGGGAGCGCGCCGCGCCGTTCGACGTCCACAAGCTCGCGCCGCTGATCGCCGAGGCTCACGAGCGCCTCGCCGGCGTGTGGATCGAGTGCCTGACCTGGGCGGCCTTCCTCGACCGCTGGGACCGGCCGGGCGCCCTGTTCTATCTCGACCCGCCCTATTGGGGCACGGAGAGCTACTACGGCCCCGGCATGTTCGCGCCGGCGGATTTCGCCGCGCTCGCGACCCGCTTGAAGGGGCTTCGAGGGCGCTTCGTGATGTCTTTGAACGACCTTCCGGAGACCCGTGAGACGTTCGCCGGGTTCTCGATCGAGACGGTGCCCGTGACCTATACGGCCGGCCTGTCCAACGGGACGCGAGCGACGGAGATCATCATCACCGGGGGAGGCTCGGCCGTTGCTCCATAG
- a CDS encoding EAL domain-containing protein: MSDDQDAATAAALGRRAMTALVGAIVFAFVVAFALLTWIADDQDVIAERRSVALESHAWQGRRDLLATTLEDYAAWGAAYSNLHVRVDMDWAYNQANLGDTVFKRLGVTHVFVVGPSGDTRYALVDGALSSSTVEGTFGPSVGDLIARARRAAGTNTTVTTPGLLTIGGDPAIVSAAAISTGADWTVTPVPGPASVMLFAERMAPARLKALGSRYFVDNLRVARDATDAAAAPAVHLALENGSPVTLRWDPERPGRRLVGMVLPLVLCAGAAMALLLALFAHDSRRATGLIRASERRLQAAYRDVERKAMHDATTGLPNRLMLDRHMGERLQDPTSRLALLFLDLDRFKPVNDAHGHAAGDEVLQQVAERLRRSLPEGDLVARVGGDEFVVVAGGLDQEGVERLCRRLIATVAAPIRHAFGEVRLGLSIGVAMPQPDCDAGELMRHADLALYRAKEAGRGTYRFFASEMNEKILARRKLEAELWRGLERHEFTLAFQPRYDTRSMRVRRAEALLRWRHPTRGLVSPSEFIPLAEETGLIVPIGEWVMRAACAAAVRWPDIGVSVNVSAVQMRDEGLSAVVADALLRSGLEPSRLEIEITESVLIEDADRARAVMLELRALGVRLAMDDFGTGYSSLGYLRSFPFDAIKIDRRFVADLAPRGEARAIVQAILGLGRALGLTVTAEGVETPEQLMLLRVDSCDEVQGFYLARPLAEPDLLTLLAAAPAPEARSASGRAAG; encoded by the coding sequence ATGTCGGATGATCAGGACGCCGCGACGGCGGCCGCGCTGGGGCGCCGCGCCATGACGGCGCTCGTCGGGGCGATCGTGTTCGCCTTCGTGGTCGCGTTCGCGCTGCTGACCTGGATCGCCGACGACCAGGACGTCATCGCCGAGCGGCGCTCGGTCGCGCTCGAGAGCCACGCCTGGCAAGGGCGGCGGGACCTGCTCGCGACGACGCTCGAGGACTACGCCGCCTGGGGCGCGGCCTACTCCAATCTGCATGTCCGGGTGGACATGGACTGGGCCTACAATCAGGCCAACCTCGGCGACACCGTGTTCAAGCGGCTGGGGGTCACGCATGTCTTCGTGGTGGGGCCGTCGGGAGACACGCGCTACGCGCTCGTCGACGGCGCGCTGAGCTCCTCCACTGTCGAGGGCACGTTCGGCCCCTCGGTCGGCGACCTGATCGCGCGCGCGCGCCGGGCCGCCGGGACCAACACGACGGTCACGACGCCTGGGCTGCTGACGATCGGGGGCGATCCGGCGATCGTCTCGGCCGCGGCGATCTCCACCGGCGCCGACTGGACGGTGACGCCGGTTCCGGGGCCGGCCTCCGTGATGCTGTTCGCGGAGCGCATGGCGCCGGCCCGGCTGAAGGCGCTGGGGTCGCGCTACTTCGTCGACAACCTCCGCGTCGCGCGGGACGCGACGGACGCCGCCGCCGCCCCGGCCGTCCATCTCGCCCTCGAGAACGGCTCTCCCGTAACGCTGCGCTGGGACCCGGAGCGTCCCGGCCGGCGGCTGGTCGGCATGGTGCTGCCGCTGGTGCTCTGCGCGGGCGCGGCCATGGCCCTCCTGCTCGCGCTGTTCGCGCACGACTCCCGCCGCGCGACGGGGCTGATCCGCGCGAGCGAACGCCGGCTCCAGGCCGCCTACCGCGACGTCGAGCGCAAGGCGATGCACGACGCCACCACCGGCCTGCCGAACCGGCTGATGCTCGACCGGCACATGGGCGAGCGCCTCCAGGACCCGACGTCGCGCCTCGCGTTGCTGTTCCTCGACCTCGACCGCTTCAAGCCGGTCAACGACGCCCATGGCCACGCCGCCGGCGACGAGGTGCTGCAGCAGGTGGCGGAGCGCCTGCGCCGCAGCCTGCCGGAGGGCGACCTCGTCGCGCGGGTCGGCGGCGACGAGTTCGTGGTGGTCGCCGGGGGGCTCGACCAGGAGGGCGTCGAGCGGCTCTGCCGGCGGCTGATCGCGACCGTCGCGGCGCCGATCCGGCACGCCTTCGGCGAGGTCCGGCTCGGCCTCTCGATCGGCGTGGCGATGCCGCAGCCGGACTGCGACGCGGGCGAGCTGATGCGGCACGCCGACCTTGCGCTCTACCGCGCCAAGGAGGCCGGCCGGGGCACCTACCGGTTCTTCGCGAGCGAGATGAACGAAAAGATCCTTGCGCGCCGAAAGCTCGAGGCCGAACTCTGGCGCGGGCTCGAGCGGCACGAGTTCACCCTGGCTTTCCAGCCGCGCTACGACACGCGTTCGATGCGGGTCCGCCGGGCCGAGGCGCTGCTGCGGTGGCGCCATCCGACCCGCGGCCTGGTCAGCCCGTCGGAGTTCATTCCGCTCGCCGAGGAGACCGGGCTGATCGTCCCGATCGGTGAGTGGGTGATGCGCGCCGCCTGCGCCGCCGCCGTGCGCTGGCCGGACATCGGCGTCTCCGTGAACGTGTCCGCGGTCCAGATGCGCGACGAGGGGCTCTCGGCCGTGGTGGCGGACGCCCTTCTGCGCTCCGGCCTGGAGCCGAGCCGGCTCGAGATCGAGATTACCGAAAGCGTGCTGATCGAGGACGCCGACCGCGCCCGCGCGGTGATGCTGGAGCTGAGGGCGCTCGGCGTCCGTCTGGCGATGGACGATTTCGGAACCGGCTACTCCTCGCTCGGCTATCTCCGCAGCTTCCCGTTCGACGCCATCAAGATCGACCGCCGCTTCGTAGCGGACCTCGCCCCCCGCGGCGAGGCGCGCGCCATCGTGCAGGCGATCCTCGGCCTTGGCCGCGCTTTGGGCCTCACCGTCACCGCCGAGGGCGTCGAAACCCCCGAGCAGCTGATGCTGCTCCGCGTCGATTCCTGCGACGAGGTCCAGGGGTTTTATCTCGCGCGCCCGCTCGCCGAGCCCGACCTCCTGACCCTCCTGGCCGCCGCTCCAGCCCCCGAAGCGCGCAGCGCCAGCGGCCGTGCGGCGGGCTGA